The DNA window AAACAATTGCCCACGTGGCTAAGTTGTTCCGCGAAAACGGATCGAACATTTGGTTTGAGCGTTCAGCAGCAGAGTTATTGCCGTCAGGATTCACGCATCCAAGTAGCCCGAATGGCTTGTTTACTAGAGAAACGGATATTATGGATGTTTGGTTTGATTCTGGATCTTCTCACCAAGGTGTTCTTGTTGAGCGAGAAGACTTGCATTACCCGGCTGATCTTTACCTAGAAGGATCTGACCAATACCGCGGTTGGTTCAACTCTTCACTAACAACGAGTGTTGCGATCAATGGTATCGCACCATACAAAGGTATCTTGAGCCACGGCTTTACGCTTGATGGCAACGGCCGCAAAATGAGTAAGTCGCTCGGTAATGTTATTGTCCCTGCAAAAGTTATGAACCAAATGGGAGCGGATATTCTGCGCCTTTGGGTGGCTTCTGTAGATTATACGGCGGACGTTCGTGTTTCCGATGAAAACTTTAAGCAAGTATCGGAAGTATACCGGAAAATCCGTAATACACTGAAATTCCTTCATGGAAATTTAGTTGATTTTAATGAAAAAGAGCATCATGTCGCATTTGAAGATATGCGTGAAATGGATCAATACATGGTAATGAAATTGCAGAAAATGGTAGAAACGGTACGGAAGTCATATGAAACGTATGAATTCTCAACAATCTATCATGCATTGAACAATTACTGTGCGAACGATTTAAGCTCGTTTTACTTAGATGTAGCGAAAGATGTTGTTTATATCGAACGTGCAGATCATCCTCATCGTCGTGCGATGCAGACAGTTATGTTTGATTCGCTGATGGCGATTTTGAAACTGTCTTCACCAATCATTCCACATACGGCAGATGAATTATGGTCTTACCTAAGCTTTGTAGAAGAAGAAAGTGTTCAATTAACTGACTTCCCAGAAGCTGTTTCCAATCCAGCATTTGAAGGATTGGATGAGAAATGGAGCCGTTTCATGGATGTTCGCGATGATGTCTTAAAAGCATTAGAAGAAGCGCGTGCAGCTAAAACAATCGGTAAATCATTAGAAGCAAAAGTGACAGTTTATGGTGATGAAGAACTTGCGAACTTATTAGCTTCTACTGATGAAAATCTTGCTCAATTATTTATTGTATCGAAATATGAATACGGTGGAACGCAAGAACAAGCACCAGAACATGCAGTGAAATTGAACGAAGTTTCTGTTACAGTTCAAAAAGCTGAAGGTGAAAAATGTGAACGTTGCTGGACAATTTCTGAGGAAATTGGTCAAAGTGAAGCACATCCAACCTTGTGTCTTCGCTGTGCAAGTGTTGTAGAAACGCAGTTTGCTTAATCGAAACTACCGCTAAAAAAGAAAGGGTTTAGAGAGCTGGAATTCGGCTTCTCTAGACCCTTTACTTTTTCCCCTTACATTGTGTTAAAATAGATTGACTGATGAATTGACGGAGGATATGGATGTTTATTTATTATGGAATCGCATTAGTAATCATTGCATTAGATCAATGGACAAAATGGTTGGTCCTTAAAAATATGGAATTGGGTGAAAGGATTTCAGTAATTGATCCTTATCTCGGCTGGTTGTCGCACCGTAATCGCGGCGCTGCTTGGGGCATGCTCGAGGGACAGATGTGGCTGTTTGCCGTCATTACCGTGGCAGTTGTTATCGGAATTCTTTACTATTTTCATAAACATGCACAAGGGCAACCGTTGTTCCAGCTTAGTTTAATGGTTCTTTTGGGTGGAGCGATCGGCAATTTTATCGACCGCATGCTACGCGGGGAAGTTGTCGATTTTGTAGATGTGCTAATTCCCGTGGTCAATTATGATTTCCCGATATTTAATGTTGCAGATGCTGCTTTAACGATTGGTGTCGTATTGATGATTATTTTTATTATTTATGACGAAAAACAACAAAAGAAAAAGGTGTCTTAATGGAAGAATTAACGATTGAAATTACCGAAGAAATGACAGGCGAACGGGTAGACAAAGCTGTGTCATCAATAGATGAAGACTGGTCACGTTCACAGATTAGCAATTGGGTCAAAGAAGGAGCCGTAAAAGTTAACGGCATTAAAGTAAAACCGAATTACAAAGTTCGTTTGCAGGATGTTATCGTTGTCACACCGCCTGAACTTGAAGAATTAGATGTAGTTCCCGAAGATCTTAATTTGGAAATTGTCTATGAAGATGAAGACGTCCTCGTAGTTAACAAACCAAAAGGAATGGTTGTACATCCGGCTCCAGGACACGCTAAAGGCACATTGGTTAATGGCTTAATGCATCACTGTACAGATTTGTCAGGAATCAATGGTGTAGTGCGTCCGGGGATTGTCCATAGAATTGATAAAGATACATCTGGCTTATTGATGGTAGCCAAAAATGACGCTTCCCATACGTCATTAGTTGATCAATTAGTGAAAAAGACGGTTACGCGTAAATATGTAGCGCTCGTACATGGTCACATTCCTCACGATAAAGGAACGATTCAAGCACCAATTGCGCGTGATCCAAAAGAACGCCAAAACATGGCAATCGTTGATAAAGGAAAACATGCCGTAACACATTTCCGAGTTTTGGAACGTTTTGGTGATTTTACATTAGTAGAATGCCGCCTAGAAACAGGCAGAACGCACCAAATTCGTGTGCACATGAAATACATTGGCTACCCGCTTGTTGGAGATCCAAAGTACGGACCGAAGAAAACAATGGATGTTGGCGGTCAAGCACTTCACGCGGAAGTTATCGGTTTTGATCATCCAAAAACGAACGAATACATGGAGTTCTCTGTAGAGCCACCAGCTGAATTTGCAGAACTTCTAGAATCTCTTCGCGACAAGGATTGACAAAAGGGACCTTCTTTCTTTATACTTAAAAAAACGAATCGAATAATGAACACCTTTAAAAACAGTCCAGAGAGGCTGAAAAGGTATTTACGCAAGCCGGAAGTCTGTCTTCCGTGCTGAACTTTTCTGCGCATCTATCCTCTTGCCTCTCTGGCAAGAGGTTTTTTATTTGCAAAAAAGGAGCGGATCTTATGGTGGAAAAAGCAGATATTTTAGATGAACAGGCAATTAGCCGAGCAATTACACGCATTGCACATGAAATTATCGAACGCAATAAAGGCATCGATGATTGTATATTAGTTGGTATCAAAACGCGCGGTGCATTTATCGCAAAGCGACTGGCCGAAAAAATCGAAAAAATCGAAGGGCGTCCCATTATGAAAGGCGAACTTGATATTACGCTTTATCGAGATGACTTGAGCATCAAAACAAAAAACCAAGAACCGTTAGTGCAACAAGTTGATATTAAACACAGCATACTCGATAAAAAAGTCATCTTAGTAGATGATGTGCTCTATACAGGACGCACTGTACGCGCAGCTATGGATGCCGTTATGGACCTAGGACGACCGGCACAAATTCAACTAGCAGTATTGATTGACCGAGGACATCGCGAATTGCCAATACGTGCTGACTTTGTCGGAAAAAACATTCCAACTTCAAGTGATGAACGAATCATTGTTCAAATGGTTGAAAGCGATCAAGTGGACCGCGTTGCCATTCACGAATAAAGAGTCGGAAACAAAGGAGAATGGAAATTGAGTGAAGCAATTTTAGACGTACAAGATAAACCAAAAACAGGACAATGGATCTCGCTAAGCTTGCAGCACATGTTCGCGATGTTTGGCGCAACAATATTGGTACCGCAATTGGTTGGTTTAAGTCCAGCTATCGCATTGTTAACAAGTGGAATTGCAACAATCATCTTTATCCTCATCACACAATTTAAAGTACCGGCATATCTCGGATCTTCATTCGCTTTTATCTTGCCGATTACCATTGCTACGAAAACTGGCGGGATTGGCTCAGCAATGATTGGCGCCATGTTTGTTTCATTGGTCTACGCAATCGTCGCGTTGATCATTTGGAAAACAGGCTATCACTGGTTGATGAAATTACTTCCACCGATTGTCGTAGGGCCGGTTATCATTGTCATCGGACTGGCTTTATCAGGAACAGCAGTAAATATGGCCATGACCATTCCAGTAGGGAATGCTTCAGAATATAGCTTGCTGCATTTTTCGGCAGCTATTGTTACGCTGCTAACCGCTATCATTTGTAACATTTATTTTAAGAATATCATTTCATTGATGCCAATTTTGATCGGTATTATCGTAGGGTATGGCTACTCAGCTGCCATTGGCATTATTGACTACGGCGTCATTGCTGACGCGAAATGGTTTGCAGTACCAGAATTCTTAATTCCTGGGGTGGATTACTCCTTTCAAGTAACACCAACCTTGTTGTTCGTCATGGTCCCAATTGCCATCGTCACGATTTCTGAACATATCGGTCATCAACTGGTACTAGGCAAGATTGTCAATCGAAATTACATAAAAGACCCAGGCTTACATCGGTCGATACTAGGTGATGGGATTGGAACCTTTATCTCTTCACTAGTTGGCGGCCCGCCAAAGACGACATACGGTGAGAATATTGGGGTACTCGCAATTACGAAAGTGTTTTCAGTCTATGTCATCTTTGGAGCGGCAGTGTTTGCCATCGTCTTTTCGTTCTTTGGCAAATTGATGGCCGTCATCGAGACAATTCCAACGGCTGTTCTAGGCGGAATTTCGATCTTATTGTTCGGTATTATCGCATCTTCTGGTTTGCGTATGCTAGTAGATAACAACATCGACTTTGGCAACAACCGAAATTTAGTGATTTCTTCAGTTATCTTGGTTATCGGGATTGGCGGAGCTAAAATTGAATTTAGTGAAACATTCTCAATCGAAGGAATGGCGCTCGCTGCCATTGTTGGTGTCATTTTGAACTTAGTGCTACCGGGAATGAACAAAGAAGAAGTAGACGACGGAACTAAATAATTACCTTTTAATGAATGTCCAGAGAGGCATGGAAAGGGTTGAAGAATGGGTAAACACTACCCTTTTTTCCTCACACCTTCCTGCCTCTGGGAAGGTGTTTTTTTGTCTGACGAATGAGAGGATGAGTCAATTTTGCCAAACTTACTATCTATGAACAACTTAGAAAATGACACGATTATGAGTTTGCTTAAGCGTGCTGGAGAATTTCAGCAAGGCAAGAGAGCGCCAATTGATGGCACGGTCGTCAACTTGTTTTTCGAACCAAGCACAAGAACAAAAATGAGTTTTGAAATGGCAGAGCATCATATGGGACTCGCTGTACTACCTTTTGAAACAGCTTTTTCTAGCATCTTAAAAGGTGAAACACTTTACGATACAGTAAAAACGATGGAAGCAATTGGCGTAGGTGCAGTCATTATACGTCATGAAGAAGAAGAGTATTATCAACAACTAGAAGGATGCGACGTTGCTGTCATCAATGGTGGAGATGGCTCAGGTCAACATCCAACACAATCTCTTTTAGACTTAATGACCATATATCAAGAGTTTGGACGGATCGAAGGCATTCATGTCACCATCGTTGGAGACATTGCTCATAGCCGTGTCGCAAAATCAAATGCAGCGGCACTCAAACAATTAGGAGCAAAAGTGAGTTTTGTGTGCCCGGCGGACTGGAGCGGAGAGTACGAATCTTCCGAGCACTTGGATGACTTTATTGAAACTACAGATGTTGTCATGATGCTTCGCGTGCAGCATGAACGGCATGCAGTATCAGCTCTTTTCTCGAAAGAAAATTACCATGAGCAATACGGCTTAACGATCGAACGCGAAAAGAAAATGAAGGATGGTGCCATTATTATGCATCCTGCGCCAATCAACCGCGGCGTCGAAATTGCAGATTGCTTAGTCGAATGTGAACGTTCACGAATTTTTAAACAAATGGCAAACGGAGTTTTTATTCGGATGGCAGTACTTGAATACGCATTGAAAGGGAGAGATTAACTTGAATTTATTCATTAAAAACGTAAACATGCTGCAAAATGGAGAATTAACCCCTACAACTATCCGGATTAAAGAAGGCAAAATTAAAGAAATCGGTAAAGAGTTACAAGTGGATAACGAGACCCAAATTGACGGCAAAGGCCGGATGATTGCACCAGGATTTGTTGATGTCCATGTTCATTTGCGTGAACCGGGTGGTGAGCAGAAAGAAACCATCGAAAGTGGAACACATTCGGCAGCAAAAGGTGGCTACACCACAATTTGTGCGATGCCAAACACGCGTCCTGTTCCGGATACGAAAGAAAATCTGCAGCTAGTCAACGGATTGATTGAAAAAAATGCGCTTATCCGAGTTTTGCCGTACGCGTCAATCACCATCAGAGAAGCAGGAAAAGAACGTACAAACTTACAAGAACTAAAAGAAAACGGTGCTTTTGCTTTTACGGATGACGGTGTTGGCATTCAAGAAGCAGGCATGATGTACGAAACAATGCAAGACGCAGCAAAAATTGATATGGCAGTCGTTGCGCATTGTGAAGACAATAGCTTGATATATGACGGTGTCATGCACGAAGGCAAACGCAGTAGAGAACTTGGGCTTAAAGGGATTCCAGCAATTGCGGAATCGGTGCATATTGCACGCGACATTTTACTAGCAGAAGCAGCAGGCGCACATTATCACGTTTGCCACGTCAGCACAAAAGAATCAGTTCGCGTCATTCGCGACGCAAAGCGTGCAGGAGTGCGCGTAACAGCTGAAGTTACACCTCATCATTTGCTCTTAACAGAAGATGATATTCCAGCGGACGATGCCAATTACAAAATGAATCCACCACTACGTGCAAAAGAAGATTGGGAAGCGTTACACGAAGGCTTGCTTGATGGCACGCTAGACTTTATCGCGACAGACCATGCACCGCACACGGAAGCAGAAAAAACAAATGGCATGAATGGTTCGATGTTTGGAATCGTCGGTTTTGAAACAGCATTTCCACTGCTCTATAGCAACTTTGTCAAAACCGGCACATGGTCGTTACAACAATTAATCGACTGGTTAACCATCAAACCAAGCCAAACATTCAACTTGCCATATGGCACTTTAGAAATTGGACAAACAGCGGATCTCGTATTATTAGATCTTGAAAAAGAACAACCAATTCAAGTAGAAGAATTTTTATCAAAAGGTAAAAACACACCATTTAATGGTTGGAATTGTACAGGGTGGCCAGTAACAACCATCTTTGGTGGCGAAATCGTATGGCAGGAGGAGAAAAATTAATGAAACGTTATTTAATTTTAGAAGACGGTACGGTATTTGAAGGAACAGCATTCGGAAGCGATAGTGCTTCTGTTGGGGAAATCGTTTTTAATACGAGTATGACGGGTTATCAGGAAATTTTATCGGATCCTTCTTACTGCGGACAAATTGTCACGATGACTTACCCACTAATCGGCAACTATGGCATTAATAGCGACGATTTCGAATCGATTGAACCCGCAGTAAAAGGCATGGTCGTTCGTGAACTTGCTGAGTTCCCTTCCAATTTCAGAAACAATTCAACCTTGGACGAGTTATTTAAAACGAAAGATATTCCTGGAATTTCAGGTATTGATACACGAAAACTGACGCGTTTGATTCGCTCAAAAGGTGCCATCAAAGGTGTCTTAACAGCAGCAGGTGAAGAGGTTCAATTAGCAGCAGTCGTGAAGACGCTTCAAGAAACGATTTTGCCAAGCGACCAAGTGGCGCAAGTTTCAACAGCACGTCCTTATCCAAGCCCTGGCCGTGGCAAACGCGTTGTATTAATTGACTACGGCATGAAGCATGGCATTTTGCGTGAGCTTAATAACCGCGATTGCGACGTCATTGTCGTTCCTTATAACACGGCATCAAAAGAAATTCTTGCTTGGGGACCTGACGGCGTTATGTTATCAAACGGCCCTGGAGATCCAAAAGATGTAGAGGAATGTGTAGAAGTGGTACGTGAACTACTTGGTCAAGTTCCAATCTTCGGCATCTGCCTAGGACACCAATTATTCGCAAGAGCTTGCGGTGCGGACACCTTTAAATTGAAATTCGGTCATCGCGGAGGAAATCATCCAGTACGCGACTTAGTTACAGGGAAAATCGAAATCACATCACAAAACCACGGTTACGCTGTGGATGAAGATACCTTGCAAGGAACTCGCCTAAAAGTAACGCATAGCGCATTAAACGATGGTACGAACGAAGGCTTGGCACACTTAGATTACCCAGCATTCACAGTTCAATACCACCCAGAATCATCACCCGGACCAGAAGACTCCAACTACTTATTTGATCGCTTTATTGATGTTATGAACGCAACTCGAAAGGAGCAACAACATGCCTAAAAGACAAGATATTCAAAGTATACTCGTAATCGGATCAGGACCCATCGTAATCGGACAAGCAGCAGAGTTTGACTATGCAGGAACACAAGCGTGTCTTGCGTTAAAAGAAGAAGGATACCGCGTAATCCTAATTAACTCAAACCCAGCAACTATCATGACAGACACAGAAATTGCAGATAAAGTGTATATCGAACCGATCACACTGGAATTCGTTAGCCGCATCTTGCGTAAAGAGCGTCCGGATGCACTGCTTCCGACACTTGGAGGCCAAACAGGACTGAACATGGCGATTGAACTGGATGAGTCAGGTATTTTAGATGAGTTGAATATTGAAATTTTAGGTACCAAGCTTGAAGCCATCCATAAAGCAGAAGACCGTGACTTGTTCCGAACGTTGATGAACGAACTTGGCGAACCGGTTCCAGATTCAGATATTATTCACAACATGACAGAAGCTGAAAATTTCGTTGACCGTGTGGGTTATCCAGTGATCGTTCGTCCAGCCTTTACACTAGGTGGAACGGGCGGAGGCATTTGCGAGAATTATGATCAACTGAAAGAAATTGTAGCAAGTGGTTTGAAATATAGCCCGGTTACACAATGTTTACTAGAAAAATCAATTGCAGGTTTTAAAGAAATTGAATACGAAGTGATGCGCGATAAAAACGATACGGCGATAGTCGTTTGTAACATGGAAAACATTGATCCAGTTGGCATCCATACTGGAGACTCGATTGTGGTCGCACCTAGCCAAACTTTGTCAGACCGTGAATACCAAATGCTACGAAATGTGTCGCTGAAAATTATTCGCGCCTTGAAAATTGAAGGAGGCTGTAACGTACAGCTGGCATTAGATCCATTTAGCTTTAACTACTACATCATTGAAGTAAATCCGCGGGTTAGTCGCTCTTCTGCACTAGCATCAAAAGCAACAGGTTATCCAATAGCGAAACTAGCTGCAAAAATTGCTGTCGGTTTAACTTTGGATGAAATGATGAACCCCGTTACTGGACGCACATATGCTGCATTTGAGCCGGCACTTGATTATGTGGTAACGAAAATTCCACGCTGGCCGTTTGATAAATTCGAATCTGCTAAACGTAATTTAGGAACGCAAATGAAAGCAACCGGCGAAGTGATGGCGATGGGTCGTACATTTGAAGAGTCTATTTTAAAAGCTGTCCGTTCATTAGAAACAGGGCAATTCCACTTAGAGCTAAAAAATGCGGATAGCATGAGTGATGAATGGATTCAAAAACGCATTTGTCGAGCGGGAGATGAGCGTTTGTTCTTTATCGGCGAAGCACTTCGCCGCGGTGTAACAATCGAAACCATTAACGAATGGAGCCAAATCGATTTATTCTTCCTGAAGAAATTCGAAAACATCGTAAAATACGAAGAAGATTTGAAAAATGCCGCGTTTGACTACGACGTAGCAAAACGTGCCAAACGTTTAGGCTTTGCAGACCGGACAATTGCGAAACTTTGGAATACCACTGAACAGCAAGTATACAACTGGCGCAAAGAACAAAAATTAATGCCGGTTTACAAAATGGTCGATACATGTGCGGCAGAGTTTGAATCGGAAACGCCTTATTTTTACGGCACGTATGAAGATGAAAATGAATCAGTAAAAACAGACAAAGAGTCGGTCATCGTTCTCGGTTCAGGCCCAATCCGTATCGGTCAAGGCGTTGAATTCGACTATGCGACGGTACACTCTGTATGGGCGATTAAAGAAGCGGGTTACGAAGCGATAATCGTCAACAATAATCCGGAAACCGTTTCAACCGATTTCTCGATTTCCGATAAATTGTATTTTGAACCGCTGACAATCGAAGATGTTATGCACATTGTCGATCTGGAGCAGCCAAAAGGAGTTGTCGTTCAATTCGGCGGACAGACGGCCATTAACTTAGCTGAAAAACTTGAGCAAAACGGTGTTAAAATTTTAGGAACTTCACTAGAAGATACAGACAGAGCAGAAAATCGCAATAAATTCGAAGCAGCTTTGCACGAAATCGGCATTCCACAACCTTTAGGAAAAACGGCTGTCAATGCAGACGAAGCCATCATTATCGCTGCGGACATCGGTTATCCGGTACTCGTTCGTCCTTCGTATGTACTTGGAGGACGCGCAATGGAAATCGTCTACAACGAAGAAGACCTGAAATATTACATGGAACACGCAGTAGAAGCAAGTCCAGAACATCCGGTACTCGTTGATCGTTACTTAACAGGAATCGAAATTGAAGTCGATGCCATTTCAGACGGTGAACATGTCTTAATTCCAGGGATTATGGAACATATTGAACGTGCAGGCGTTCACTCGGGTGACTCGATCGCAGTTTACCCAACACAAAACATTTCAACAGAATTACTTGATACACTCGTTGATTACACCACACGATTAGCAAAAGGATTGAACATCATCGGCTTATTGAACATCCAGTATGTTATCTCGAAAGGCGAAGTCTTTGTGATTGAAGTCAATCCAAGATCAAGTCGTACAGTGCCATTCATGAGTAAAATTACATCAATTCCAATGGCTAATATTGCGACAAAAGCAATTTTAGGGCAAAGCATCGTTGACCAAGGCTTTACACCAGGACTTGCACCAATTTCAAAAGGAGTATTCGTCAAAGTACCGGTCTTCTCTTTTGCCAAGCTACGCCGTGTTGACATTACACTCGGGCCAGAAATGAA is part of the Planococcus kocurii genome and encodes:
- a CDS encoding RluA family pseudouridine synthase, producing the protein MEELTIEITEEMTGERVDKAVSSIDEDWSRSQISNWVKEGAVKVNGIKVKPNYKVRLQDVIVVTPPELEELDVVPEDLNLEIVYEDEDVLVVNKPKGMVVHPAPGHAKGTLVNGLMHHCTDLSGINGVVRPGIVHRIDKDTSGLLMVAKNDASHTSLVDQLVKKTVTRKYVALVHGHIPHDKGTIQAPIARDPKERQNMAIVDKGKHAVTHFRVLERFGDFTLVECRLETGRTHQIRVHMKYIGYPLVGDPKYGPKKTMDVGGQALHAEVIGFDHPKTNEYMEFSVEPPAEFAELLESLRDKD
- a CDS encoding carbamoyl phosphate synthase small subunit, which codes for MKRYLILEDGTVFEGTAFGSDSASVGEIVFNTSMTGYQEILSDPSYCGQIVTMTYPLIGNYGINSDDFESIEPAVKGMVVRELAEFPSNFRNNSTLDELFKTKDIPGISGIDTRKLTRLIRSKGAIKGVLTAAGEEVQLAAVVKTLQETILPSDQVAQVSTARPYPSPGRGKRVVLIDYGMKHGILRELNNRDCDVIVVPYNTASKEILAWGPDGVMLSNGPGDPKDVEECVEVVRELLGQVPIFGICLGHQLFARACGADTFKLKFGHRGGNHPVRDLVTGKIEITSQNHGYAVDEDTLQGTRLKVTHSALNDGTNEGLAHLDYPAFTVQYHPESSPGPEDSNYLFDRFIDVMNATRKEQQHA
- the carB gene encoding carbamoyl-phosphate synthase large subunit codes for the protein MPKRQDIQSILVIGSGPIVIGQAAEFDYAGTQACLALKEEGYRVILINSNPATIMTDTEIADKVYIEPITLEFVSRILRKERPDALLPTLGGQTGLNMAIELDESGILDELNIEILGTKLEAIHKAEDRDLFRTLMNELGEPVPDSDIIHNMTEAENFVDRVGYPVIVRPAFTLGGTGGGICENYDQLKEIVASGLKYSPVTQCLLEKSIAGFKEIEYEVMRDKNDTAIVVCNMENIDPVGIHTGDSIVVAPSQTLSDREYQMLRNVSLKIIRALKIEGGCNVQLALDPFSFNYYIIEVNPRVSRSSALASKATGYPIAKLAAKIAVGLTLDEMMNPVTGRTYAAFEPALDYVVTKIPRWPFDKFESAKRNLGTQMKATGEVMAMGRTFEESILKAVRSLETGQFHLELKNADSMSDEWIQKRICRAGDERLFFIGEALRRGVTIETINEWSQIDLFFLKKFENIVKYEEDLKNAAFDYDVAKRAKRLGFADRTIAKLWNTTEQQVYNWRKEQKLMPVYKMVDTCAAEFESETPYFYGTYEDENESVKTDKESVIVLGSGPIRIGQGVEFDYATVHSVWAIKEAGYEAIIVNNNPETVSTDFSISDKLYFEPLTIEDVMHIVDLEQPKGVVVQFGGQTAINLAEKLEQNGVKILGTSLEDTDRAENRNKFEAALHEIGIPQPLGKTAVNADEAIIIAADIGYPVLVRPSYVLGGRAMEIVYNEEDLKYYMEHAVEASPEHPVLVDRYLTGIEIEVDAISDGEHVLIPGIMEHIERAGVHSGDSIAVYPTQNISTELLDTLVDYTTRLAKGLNIIGLLNIQYVISKGEVFVIEVNPRSSRTVPFMSKITSIPMANIATKAILGQSIVDQGFTPGLAPISKGVFVKVPVFSFAKLRRVDITLGPEMKSTGEVMGKDTTLEKALYKGLAAAGMEVKDHGTVLLTVADKDKEEAIGLAKRFKAIGYQIMATGGTAKAFEEAGIVVAPIGKIGSEGKTLLDVIQNGDTQIVINTLTKGKQPERDGFRIRRESVENGIPCLTSLDTAEAMLRVIESMTFSAEEMGTGI
- the pyrR gene encoding bifunctional pyr operon transcriptional regulator/uracil phosphoribosyltransferase PyrR yields the protein MEKADILDEQAISRAITRIAHEIIERNKGIDDCILVGIKTRGAFIAKRLAEKIEKIEGRPIMKGELDITLYRDDLSIKTKNQEPLVQQVDIKHSILDKKVILVDDVLYTGRTVRAAMDAVMDLGRPAQIQLAVLIDRGHRELPIRADFVGKNIPTSSDERIIVQMVESDQVDRVAIHE
- a CDS encoding aspartate carbamoyltransferase catalytic subunit, whose protein sequence is MPNLLSMNNLENDTIMSLLKRAGEFQQGKRAPIDGTVVNLFFEPSTRTKMSFEMAEHHMGLAVLPFETAFSSILKGETLYDTVKTMEAIGVGAVIIRHEEEEYYQQLEGCDVAVINGGDGSGQHPTQSLLDLMTIYQEFGRIEGIHVTIVGDIAHSRVAKSNAAALKQLGAKVSFVCPADWSGEYESSEHLDDFIETTDVVMMLRVQHERHAVSALFSKENYHEQYGLTIEREKKMKDGAIIMHPAPINRGVEIADCLVECERSRIFKQMANGVFIRMAVLEYALKGRD
- the lspA gene encoding signal peptidase II, with translation MFIYYGIALVIIALDQWTKWLVLKNMELGERISVIDPYLGWLSHRNRGAAWGMLEGQMWLFAVITVAVVIGILYYFHKHAQGQPLFQLSLMVLLGGAIGNFIDRMLRGEVVDFVDVLIPVVNYDFPIFNVADAALTIGVVLMIIFIIYDEKQQKKKVS
- a CDS encoding dihydroorotase — encoded protein: MNLFIKNVNMLQNGELTPTTIRIKEGKIKEIGKELQVDNETQIDGKGRMIAPGFVDVHVHLREPGGEQKETIESGTHSAAKGGYTTICAMPNTRPVPDTKENLQLVNGLIEKNALIRVLPYASITIREAGKERTNLQELKENGAFAFTDDGVGIQEAGMMYETMQDAAKIDMAVVAHCEDNSLIYDGVMHEGKRSRELGLKGIPAIAESVHIARDILLAEAAGAHYHVCHVSTKESVRVIRDAKRAGVRVTAEVTPHHLLLTEDDIPADDANYKMNPPLRAKEDWEALHEGLLDGTLDFIATDHAPHTEAEKTNGMNGSMFGIVGFETAFPLLYSNFVKTGTWSLQQLIDWLTIKPSQTFNLPYGTLEIGQTADLVLLDLEKEQPIQVEEFLSKGKNTPFNGWNCTGWPVTTIFGGEIVWQEEKN
- a CDS encoding solute carrier family 23 protein, with the translated sequence MSEAILDVQDKPKTGQWISLSLQHMFAMFGATILVPQLVGLSPAIALLTSGIATIIFILITQFKVPAYLGSSFAFILPITIATKTGGIGSAMIGAMFVSLVYAIVALIIWKTGYHWLMKLLPPIVVGPVIIVIGLALSGTAVNMAMTIPVGNASEYSLLHFSAAIVTLLTAIICNIYFKNIISLMPILIGIIVGYGYSAAIGIIDYGVIADAKWFAVPEFLIPGVDYSFQVTPTLLFVMVPIAIVTISEHIGHQLVLGKIVNRNYIKDPGLHRSILGDGIGTFISSLVGGPPKTTYGENIGVLAITKVFSVYVIFGAAVFAIVFSFFGKLMAVIETIPTAVLGGISILLFGIIASSGLRMLVDNNIDFGNNRNLVISSVILVIGIGGAKIEFSETFSIEGMALAAIVGVILNLVLPGMNKEEVDDGTK